One part of the Parabacteroides distasonis ATCC 8503 genome encodes these proteins:
- a CDS encoding Rpn family recombination-promoting nuclease/putative transposase — MGKFINPFTDFGFKHIFGREMDKDILIEFLNDLLEGEHTIMDLRIMNNERLPETEQGRKVIFDIHCETDKGERIIIEMQNREQPHFKDRALYYLSHSVVEQGIKGTWDYELAAVYGVFFLNFPLDEENRPNNNRNEGKFRRDIVLADRENGQVFNPKFRQIYIELPRFNKEEEECETDFERWIYVLKHMDTLDRMPFKARKAIFERLERIGSMANLTPKQRAQYEAEWKMYNDYYNTLDFAVEKGMKKGMEKGLQEGLQKGKAEGKAEGRQEEKHSIALNLKKLGVSIEQIAFATGLSIEEIEKL, encoded by the coding sequence ATGGGAAAATTTATCAATCCCTTCACCGATTTCGGCTTCAAGCACATATTCGGTAGGGAAATGGACAAGGACATACTAATCGAGTTCCTGAACGACCTCCTCGAAGGGGAGCATACGATCATGGACTTGAGAATCATGAACAATGAGCGATTGCCCGAGACAGAGCAAGGAAGGAAAGTCATCTTTGACATTCATTGCGAGACCGACAAGGGCGAACGGATCATAATCGAGATGCAGAACAGGGAACAGCCCCACTTCAAGGACAGGGCCTTGTATTACCTCTCGCACTCGGTGGTGGAACAGGGGATAAAGGGAACATGGGACTATGAGCTGGCGGCCGTGTACGGTGTTTTTTTCTTGAACTTCCCGCTAGACGAGGAGAACAGGCCAAACAATAACAGGAACGAAGGAAAGTTCCGAAGGGACATCGTGCTAGCGGACCGAGAGAACGGACAGGTATTCAACCCCAAGTTCCGCCAGATCTATATTGAGCTTCCCCGATTCAACAAAGAGGAGGAAGAATGCGAGACCGATTTTGAACGTTGGATTTATGTACTAAAGCATATGGACACATTAGACAGAATGCCATTCAAGGCACGCAAGGCCATATTCGAGCGGTTGGAACGCATCGGATCCATGGCGAACCTCACCCCCAAACAACGGGCGCAGTACGAGGCGGAGTGGAAGATGTATAATGATTATTACAACACCTTGGACTTCGCCGTCGAGAAAGGCATGAAAAAAGGGATGGAAAAAGGATTGCAAGAAGGTTTGCAAAAAGGAAAAGCAGAAGGAAAAGCAGAAGGACGACAGGAAGAGAAACACTCCATAGCACTTAATCTTAAGAAATTAGGAGTTAGTATAGAGCAAATCGCCTTTGCCACCGGCCTCTCCATAGAAGAAATAGAGAAACTATAA
- the surE gene encoding 5'/3'-nucleotidase SurE: MTNERPLILITNDDGVWAKGINELIECLKDLGDLVVFAPDGPRSGMGSAITSLVPIKYTLLKKEEGLTIYSCTGTPVDCVKLAINEVLERKPDLLVSGINHGGNMAICVNYSGTMGAAAEGCIFNVPSMGVSLLDHAADADFSECCRLGRMLARRVLKEGLPHGTYLNLNVPKLPQVKGLKVCRQADGRWVREFKRSENASGEPVFWLTGAFESAKPIHPDNDMLALDSGYASLVPCKIDVTDYDFMATLNNWIL; encoded by the coding sequence ATGACAAACGAGAGACCGTTGATTCTGATTACGAATGATGATGGCGTATGGGCCAAAGGTATTAACGAATTGATTGAGTGCCTGAAAGATCTAGGCGATTTGGTGGTATTCGCTCCCGATGGACCTCGTTCCGGGATGGGTAGTGCCATTACATCTTTAGTTCCTATCAAGTATACCTTGTTGAAAAAGGAGGAAGGACTTACCATCTATAGTTGCACCGGGACACCGGTTGATTGCGTTAAATTAGCGATTAATGAGGTTTTGGAGCGCAAGCCCGATCTGTTAGTCTCCGGTATCAACCACGGGGGGAATATGGCTATCTGCGTAAATTATTCCGGAACGATGGGTGCCGCCGCCGAGGGATGTATTTTCAACGTCCCTTCCATGGGTGTATCCTTACTGGACCATGCGGCCGATGCCGACTTCTCCGAATGCTGCCGTCTTGGACGTATGCTGGCACGCCGGGTATTAAAAGAAGGCTTACCGCACGGAACCTACTTAAACCTCAACGTGCCGAAGCTACCGCAAGTGAAAGGGTTGAAAGTTTGTCGCCAAGCGGATGGCCGTTGGGTACGTGAATTCAAGCGTTCCGAGAACGCCAGCGGAGAGCCCGTATTCTGGTTGACAGGAGCTTTCGAAAGCGCCAAACCCATCCACCCGGACAATGATATGCTTGCGCTGGACAGCGGATACGCCTCCCTAGTCCCCTGCAAGATTGACGTTACGGACTACGACTTCATGGCCACCCTAAACAACTGGATCCTTTAA
- the lpxB gene encoding lipid-A-disaccharide synthase: protein MKYYLIAGEASGDLHASNLMAALKENDPKAEFRFLGGDLMRAVGGTLVKHYREMAFMGFIPVLLNLRTILNNMKTCQEDIRRYQPDVVILIDYPGFNLKIAKYVKTQLGLPVYYYISPKIWAWKQYRIRDFRRYVDRMFCILPFETEFFRKLNYSVDYVGNPSVDSVAYYKEHQAIPKDTFIKEEGLANKPILALLSGSRKQEIKDNLPTMLKVASAYPDYQPVIAGAPGIDPAYYQEYIGSYPAKIVFGKTYPLLQHSAAALVTSGTATLETALFRVPQVVCYYVVAGQLASFIFKHFFHTKYISLVNLIGGREIVQELFGARFSESQIQDELGRILQDPAYRKRMLDGYDKIIHTLGMPGASKRTARLIVESLGS from the coding sequence ATGAAGTATTACCTGATAGCCGGAGAAGCCTCCGGAGACCTGCACGCCTCGAATTTGATGGCAGCCCTGAAAGAGAATGACCCGAAGGCCGAGTTCCGCTTTCTGGGCGGCGATCTGATGAGAGCCGTCGGAGGAACCCTTGTCAAACATTACCGGGAAATGGCGTTCATGGGCTTTATCCCGGTATTGCTGAACTTGCGCACCATCTTAAATAACATGAAGACGTGCCAAGAGGATATCCGCCGCTATCAACCAGATGTCGTCATCTTAATTGACTACCCGGGATTCAACCTGAAGATCGCCAAATATGTGAAAACCCAATTGGGTCTCCCGGTATATTACTATATATCCCCCAAGATATGGGCCTGGAAACAATACCGCATCAGGGACTTCCGGCGTTATGTAGATCGTATGTTCTGCATCCTGCCGTTCGAGACCGAGTTTTTCCGGAAGCTTAATTATTCGGTAGATTACGTAGGAAATCCTTCTGTAGACTCCGTAGCCTATTACAAGGAGCATCAAGCGATCCCCAAAGATACATTTATCAAAGAGGAAGGATTGGCCAACAAGCCTATCCTCGCCTTGCTATCCGGTAGCCGCAAACAAGAGATCAAGGATAATTTACCGACCATGCTGAAAGTAGCCTCCGCATATCCCGACTACCAGCCGGTAATAGCCGGAGCACCAGGCATCGATCCTGCCTACTATCAAGAATACATAGGCTCTTATCCTGCCAAGATCGTGTTTGGTAAAACCTATCCCTTGCTACAACATAGTGCCGCCGCCTTGGTAACCTCCGGCACGGCAACCTTGGAAACCGCCCTGTTCCGGGTTCCGCAAGTCGTTTGCTACTACGTCGTAGCCGGACAGTTGGCCAGCTTTATTTTCAAGCATTTCTTCCATACGAAATACATATCCCTCGTGAACCTGATCGGGGGACGGGAGATCGTACAAGAACTATTCGGAGCCCGCTTCTCCGAATCGCAAATACAAGACGAGCTAGGACGCATCCTACAAGATCCAGCCTATCGAAAACGAATGCTAGACGGATACGACAAGATTATCCATACGCTAGGAATGCCCGGGGCTTCAAAGCGTACGGCACGGCTAATCGTTGAATCCCTTGGTTCTTAA
- a CDS encoding NigD-like protein — MKTLRAFLLVIGIALVSLTLPSCLDDDNSYSLGDIWIAVATVVPEGNNVYYLRLDDGDKLWPAATNYPNYQPKPNQRALVNFTILADSTQSNLGGFSHYIKVNAIHNILTKSIAKNEGAANDSIYGTDPVSIYNNNMWIGDGYLNIYFETLWGGKTAHFINLIQPDAENDPYTLEFRHNAYDDPQYTIGAGRVAFNLSSLPDTKGETVDLVVNYWTSEGKQAYKLKYNSDKTKMEDTSQGYTNDSISNITDMK; from the coding sequence ATGAAGACGTTGAGAGCTTTTTTATTGGTTATCGGGATCGCTTTAGTATCCCTCACCCTACCCTCTTGCTTAGATGACGATAACTCGTATTCTTTAGGTGATATCTGGATAGCGGTCGCTACCGTAGTACCGGAAGGCAATAACGTATATTACTTACGGCTGGATGACGGGGATAAGCTATGGCCCGCCGCCACGAACTATCCGAACTATCAGCCGAAGCCTAACCAACGTGCCTTGGTTAACTTCACGATATTGGCGGATTCCACCCAAAGTAACCTAGGAGGTTTCTCCCACTATATCAAGGTGAACGCGATCCATAACATCCTTACGAAATCCATCGCTAAGAACGAGGGAGCGGCTAATGATTCTATCTATGGTACGGACCCGGTAAGTATTTATAACAATAATATGTGGATCGGAGACGGATATTTGAATATCTATTTCGAGACACTCTGGGGAGGCAAGACCGCCCACTTTATCAACCTGATCCAACCGGATGCCGAGAATGATCCTTATACGCTGGAGTTTAGGCATAACGCTTACGATGATCCCCAATATACGATCGGGGCCGGACGTGTGGCGTTCAATTTGTCTTCCTTGCCGGATACCAAAGGAGAGACGGTCGATCTTGTCGTAAACTATTGGACTTCCGAAGGAAAACAGGCTTATAAATTAAAATATAATTCGGATAAGACCAAAATGGAGGATACTTCGCAAGGCTATACGAACGATAGTATCTCCAATATAACAGACATGAAATAA
- a CDS encoding RNA polymerase sigma factor — translation MDKVTEHLIEGCRRGDRSSQLKLYKQYAQRLYIACLRIVGNSSEAEEAMQDSFLKIFTRLDQYHDGQCFEAWMHRIAIHTAIDYVRRQAPDQEELSDNLAEPETDGPDEKEIQYSVAQIKEATKKLPAGYRIILSLYLFEGYDMEEIASILKIQPPSVRSQYLRAKRKLLDIIAAN, via the coding sequence ATGGACAAAGTAACCGAACATCTGATCGAGGGTTGCCGCCGGGGAGACCGGAGCTCGCAACTGAAGTTGTACAAACAATACGCACAGCGATTGTATATAGCCTGCTTGCGTATCGTAGGCAACTCATCCGAGGCGGAAGAAGCCATGCAGGACTCGTTCCTCAAGATCTTCACACGCTTGGACCAATATCATGACGGGCAATGCTTTGAGGCATGGATGCATCGCATCGCCATCCATACGGCCATCGATTATGTACGCCGCCAAGCACCGGACCAAGAGGAGCTTTCCGACAATCTGGCCGAACCGGAAACGGACGGACCGGACGAGAAAGAAATCCAATATTCCGTGGCACAGATAAAGGAAGCTACCAAGAAGTTGCCGGCAGGCTACCGCATAATCCTCTCGCTTTACCTCTTTGAGGGATATGATATGGAAGAGATCGCCTCTATCCTGAAAATTCAACCGCCAAGCGTCCGTAGCCAGTACCTACGCGCCAAGCGGAAATTGTTAGACATTATAGCAGCCAATTAA
- a CDS encoding RNA polymerase sigma factor, whose translation MDERKWIERILAGDTQSFSCLVAKYEKMAYTIALRILENREEAEEAVQDAFVKMYRALSDFHFDSKFSTWFYRIVYRTALTALRQQRMFVSYEEAGPVDLSNDEVESATALLEREDRKEMIARTLKKLPADEALLLTLYYLEECSVEEICQITELSASNVKVKLFRGRKRFYEVLQDKMKLETADLL comes from the coding sequence ATGGATGAGCGAAAGTGGATAGAACGTATTTTGGCAGGGGACACGCAAAGTTTCTCCTGCCTTGTCGCGAAGTATGAGAAGATGGCTTATACCATCGCTCTTCGTATCTTGGAAAATCGCGAGGAGGCAGAAGAGGCTGTACAGGATGCGTTCGTGAAGATGTATCGTGCTCTTTCCGATTTTCATTTCGATAGTAAGTTCTCAACATGGTTTTATAGGATCGTGTATCGTACGGCGTTGACGGCCTTGAGACAACAGCGTATGTTCGTGAGTTATGAGGAGGCGGGCCCTGTAGACCTTTCGAATGACGAAGTTGAATCGGCTACGGCTTTATTAGAGCGTGAGGACCGGAAAGAGATGATCGCACGTACGCTGAAAAAGCTTCCGGCTGATGAGGCCTTGTTGCTTACTCTTTATTATTTGGAGGAATGCTCGGTGGAAGAGATCTGTCAGATCACTGAATTGAGCGCTTCTAATGTGAAAGTAAAACTATTCCGTGGGCGGAAACGGTTTTATGAAGTGTTGCAAGATAAAATGAAATTAGAGACAGCTGATTTGTTATGA
- a CDS encoding DUF6249 domain-containing protein, which produces MNELWIPILGVICAVGMPVLLGIIASYMTIKSKHEEKMAMIEKGIVLEEAMRPERRPNRYNTLRNGIFMIGLSLGVIVGMMVDSAFTYDSDWFFLLVPAITIMFGGVAFIIYFFLSRSLMEKERLEDEKKMRLEE; this is translated from the coding sequence ATGAACGAGTTGTGGATTCCTATTTTAGGTGTTATTTGTGCGGTAGGTATGCCGGTATTGTTAGGTATTATCGCTAGTTACATGACCATTAAAAGTAAGCATGAGGAAAAGATGGCGATGATTGAGAAAGGAATTGTGTTGGAAGAGGCTATGCGGCCCGAGAGAAGGCCTAATCGTTATAATACCCTGCGTAACGGTATTTTTATGATCGGTTTGTCATTGGGTGTGATTGTCGGTATGATGGTCGACTCTGCTTTCACTTACGATAGCGATTGGTTCTTTTTGTTAGTTCCGGCTATTACGATTATGTTCGGTGGAGTAGCTTTTATAATTTATTTCTTTCTTTCCCGTTCTTTAATGGAGAAGGAGAGATTGGAGGACGAGAAGAAAATGCGTCTGGAAGAATAA
- a CDS encoding Gfo/Idh/MocA family protein: protein MATEDAKNTPSQEQMPDKGRRDTLKTLATVPILGALAYGVYQKRKDALRGRNISDVFQVSNRQASYLEPQGDGKKIRIGLIGFGIRGKQLMRAAGFAEPSWIDKMKEANKLNKKDTRYQQYMEQDDLNIEITAVCDIFDVYGEAAVLTGSNIHREGSDGKFGPAPKRYRTYQELVTAPDVDAVIIAGPDHWHSTIAMAAARAGKHVYCEKPLSWTVPETYMVRQVIKETGVVFQLGHQGRQTDCYQKAEEIIGNGLLGPVNLIEVCTNRNSPNGAWVYDIIEGSNPNTIDWKQFEGDPERIKEYMDYMTSNKLERYIGPDERSKFSLERFFRWRCWWDYSTGLSGDLLTHEYDAVNQIMHVGIPHSATSSGGVYFFKDGRTVPDVLQTTFEWPDRDLTMLYSATLASSRNRGKVFMGHDASMEVSNILAITVDQDSTRYADKIKEGIIPTDTPFYTYVPGQNSSDSVTSPTELYFAKRGLLYTYVNGKRYDTTHLHIREWLECIRQGKTPSCNIDAAFQEAMTAHMGTRAYLEGRTMYWDKDKEEIVRGELA from the coding sequence ATGGCAACAGAAGATGCAAAGAATACTCCTTCTCAGGAGCAAATGCCCGATAAAGGACGTCGGGACACATTGAAGACATTGGCTACAGTGCCTATCTTAGGTGCTTTGGCATATGGCGTTTACCAAAAAAGGAAAGACGCTTTAAGAGGCCGTAACATATCAGATGTATTTCAGGTAAGTAACAGACAGGCCTCCTATTTAGAGCCGCAAGGCGATGGCAAGAAGATCCGTATCGGTTTGATAGGCTTCGGTATTCGTGGAAAGCAATTGATGCGTGCCGCAGGTTTCGCTGAGCCTTCTTGGATCGATAAGATGAAAGAGGCTAATAAGTTGAATAAGAAAGACACGCGTTATCAACAATATATGGAGCAAGATGATCTGAATATCGAGATAACCGCTGTTTGTGATATATTTGATGTATATGGTGAAGCCGCAGTGTTGACCGGCTCCAATATCCATCGTGAGGGTAGCGACGGTAAGTTCGGGCCTGCTCCGAAGCGTTACCGGACTTATCAAGAGCTGGTAACGGCTCCGGATGTGGATGCCGTTATTATCGCTGGTCCGGACCACTGGCATAGCACGATCGCTATGGCTGCGGCACGTGCCGGAAAGCATGTATATTGCGAGAAACCGTTATCATGGACGGTTCCTGAGACGTATATGGTTCGCCAAGTGATCAAAGAGACCGGCGTTGTATTTCAGTTAGGTCACCAAGGACGTCAGACCGATTGCTATCAGAAGGCCGAGGAGATTATCGGTAACGGATTATTAGGCCCTGTTAACTTGATCGAGGTTTGTACGAACCGTAACTCTCCAAATGGTGCTTGGGTATATGATATTATCGAAGGCTCTAATCCGAATACGATTGATTGGAAGCAGTTCGAGGGTGATCCTGAGCGTATTAAGGAATATATGGATTATATGACATCCAATAAGCTTGAAAGATATATCGGTCCGGACGAGCGTAGCAAGTTTAGTCTGGAACGTTTCTTCCGCTGGCGTTGCTGGTGGGATTATAGTACAGGTCTTTCCGGTGACTTGTTGACACATGAGTACGACGCTGTCAACCAGATCATGCATGTAGGTATACCTCATTCTGCTACTTCATCCGGTGGTGTTTATTTCTTCAAGGACGGACGTACGGTACCTGATGTATTGCAGACTACTTTCGAGTGGCCGGATCGTGACTTGACGATGTTGTATAGCGCTACATTGGCAAGTAGCCGTAACCGTGGCAAGGTGTTCATGGGGCATGATGCTTCTATGGAGGTTTCCAATATCTTGGCTATTACGGTTGACCAAGATTCCACTCGTTATGCGGATAAGATCAAGGAAGGTATTATTCCTACAGATACCCCGTTCTATACCTATGTACCGGGACAAAATAGCTCGGATTCCGTTACATCTCCTACGGAGTTGTATTTTGCTAAACGTGGTTTGCTGTATACGTATGTAAATGGTAAACGTTATGATACGACTCACTTGCATATCCGTGAGTGGCTAGAATGTATCCGTCAAGGCAAGACTCCTAGTTGTAATATCGACGCCGCTTTTCAAGAGGCTATGACCGCTCATATGGGTACTCGCGCTTATCTGGAAGGACGTACGATGTATTGGGATAAGGACAAAGAAGAGATCGTAAGAGGTGAACTTGCGTAA
- a CDS encoding DoxX family membrane protein encodes MKIEQGYTKAQMTWLMMLRLFIGWHFMYEGLVKIMNPKWTSLPYLLDSKGPAASFFIKLTQDDSLMTTINFLNEWALLLIGLGLTLGCLYRLSSVGGMILLALYTLSHPSFVGASYMMPFEGSYLWIDKNLVEFAALGLMCVFPTSQIIGFDRVLGRVCPILHKLKFI; translated from the coding sequence ATGAAAATAGAACAAGGTTACACGAAAGCGCAGATGACTTGGCTGATGATGCTGCGTCTTTTTATAGGTTGGCACTTTATGTATGAAGGCCTAGTAAAAATCATGAACCCAAAATGGACATCTCTACCCTATCTACTCGATTCAAAGGGTCCCGCTGCTTCATTTTTTATCAAATTGACTCAAGACGACAGTTTGATGACAACCATCAACTTCTTGAATGAGTGGGCTCTGTTATTGATCGGCCTAGGCTTGACTTTAGGCTGTTTGTATCGTTTATCTTCTGTTGGAGGTATGATTCTTCTCGCTCTGTACACGTTATCCCACCCCTCTTTCGTGGGAGCGAGCTATATGATGCCGTTTGAAGGCTCTTATTTATGGATTGACAAGAACCTTGTGGAGTTCGCCGCTTTAGGCTTGATGTGCGTATTCCCTACATCACAAATCATAGGATTCGATCGTGTGTTAGGACGTGTGTGTCCGATATTGCATAAACTTAAATTTATTTGA
- a CDS encoding 3-keto-disaccharide hydrolase codes for MKKSVLLASAAIMMCYFTSCGGGKKTEEAPAAAETTTEAATPEYKLMTDLPTVDITTFPKDKEGRYVIFDGKTFNGWRGYDRADVPGAWTIEDGAIKINGSGAGEAGASNGGDLIFAHKLGNFELEFEWKVGKGSNSGVFIMIQEVEGQPSYISAPEYQVLDNENHPDAKLGKDGNRKSSSLYDMIPAKPQNAKPFGEWNKGKIMCYKGTVVHYLNSDEPVVEYHLWTPQWKEMLDNSKFSKDKWPLAYELLLNCGGANKEGFIGFQDHGDDVWFRNITVKVLD; via the coding sequence ATGAAAAAGTCAGTATTATTAGCAAGTGCTGCTATCATGATGTGTTATTTCACATCTTGTGGTGGTGGAAAGAAAACAGAAGAAGCTCCTGCAGCTGCTGAGACTACAACAGAAGCCGCAACTCCTGAGTACAAGCTCATGACAGATCTTCCTACTGTAGATATCACGACTTTCCCGAAAGATAAAGAGGGTAGATATGTGATCTTCGATGGTAAGACATTCAATGGCTGGAGAGGTTATGACCGTGCTGACGTTCCGGGTGCTTGGACAATCGAGGACGGAGCGATCAAAATCAATGGCTCTGGTGCTGGTGAGGCTGGTGCTTCCAACGGTGGGGACTTGATCTTCGCTCATAAGTTGGGTAACTTCGAGCTTGAGTTCGAATGGAAAGTAGGTAAAGGCTCTAACTCTGGTGTATTCATCATGATTCAAGAGGTAGAGGGACAACCTTCTTACATCTCTGCTCCTGAGTACCAAGTATTGGATAACGAGAACCACCCCGACGCTAAGTTAGGTAAGGATGGCAACCGTAAATCTTCTTCTTTGTATGACATGATTCCTGCTAAACCGCAGAACGCAAAACCGTTCGGTGAGTGGAACAAGGGTAAGATCATGTGCTATAAGGGTACAGTTGTTCACTATTTGAATAGCGATGAACCTGTTGTTGAGTATCACTTGTGGACTCCGCAATGGAAAGAAATGTTGGATAATAGCAAATTTAGCAAAGACAAATGGCCGTTGGCTTATGAGTTGTTGTTGAATTGCGGTGGCGCTAACAAAGAAGGTTTCATCGGATTTCAAGACCACGGGGATGATGTTTGGTTCCGTAACATTACTGTTAAAGTTTTGGATTAA
- a CDS encoding Gfo/Idh/MocA family oxidoreductase — MSNISRRSFLQKGTAAAAALTIVPSAVLGKTHGHIAPTDKLNIAGVGIGGMGNANLKNMETTENIVALCDIDWKYSKPVFDRHPQAKKYWDYRKMYDEMGKSIDAVLVATADHTHAMITADAMTLGKHVYTQKPLTHSVYESRLLTNLAKKYDVATQMGNQGSSLAEGVDLICEWIWNGEIGEVTKVECATNRPIWPQGLNAPEKVDKIPSTLNWDLFTGPAKLRPFNKTYHPWNWRGWWDYGTGALGDMACHILHPVFKGLNLGYPTRVQGSSTLLLQDCAPNAQHVKLVFPARDNMPKVAMPEVEVHWYDGGMMPDRPEGFPQGKELMGEGGGLCIFHGTKDTLICGCYGVNPWLLSGRKPNVPQTLRRVKDAMKGGHEQDWIRACKESAGSRVQTKSNFLEAGPFNEMVVMGVLAVRLQRLNKELLWDGPNMRFTNIDPNETIKIIKKDTFEVIDGDPKFKTEWTDPINAQEFAAGLIKHNYREGWKLVDMPR; from the coding sequence ATGTCTAACATTTCTAGAAGATCTTTTCTTCAAAAAGGTACGGCTGCCGCAGCAGCTTTGACTATTGTTCCGAGTGCGGTCCTAGGTAAAACCCATGGTCATATCGCTCCAACTGATAAATTGAATATTGCCGGTGTTGGTATCGGAGGTATGGGTAACGCTAACTTAAAGAACATGGAGACTACCGAGAATATCGTAGCTCTTTGTGACATCGACTGGAAGTACTCAAAACCTGTATTCGACCGTCATCCTCAAGCTAAAAAATACTGGGACTATCGTAAGATGTATGATGAGATGGGTAAATCTATTGACGCTGTGTTGGTAGCTACCGCTGACCATACTCATGCGATGATCACAGCTGACGCTATGACGCTTGGCAAACACGTATACACTCAGAAACCGTTGACTCACTCTGTTTATGAGTCCCGTTTGCTTACGAACTTGGCTAAGAAGTATGACGTAGCTACTCAGATGGGTAACCAAGGTTCTTCATTGGCTGAAGGTGTAGATTTGATCTGTGAATGGATTTGGAATGGTGAGATCGGTGAGGTTACTAAAGTAGAATGCGCTACCAACCGTCCTATCTGGCCGCAAGGTTTGAACGCTCCTGAGAAAGTTGATAAGATTCCTTCTACATTGAATTGGGATTTGTTTACGGGTCCTGCTAAATTGAGACCGTTTAATAAGACATATCATCCTTGGAACTGGCGCGGATGGTGGGATTATGGTACAGGTGCGTTGGGTGATATGGCTTGCCACATCTTACATCCGGTATTCAAAGGCTTGAATTTAGGCTATCCGACAAGAGTTCAAGGTTCTTCTACATTGTTATTACAAGACTGTGCTCCTAACGCTCAGCATGTTAAGTTGGTATTCCCGGCTCGTGATAATATGCCAAAGGTAGCTATGCCGGAGGTTGAAGTTCACTGGTATGATGGTGGTATGATGCCGGATCGTCCAGAAGGATTCCCTCAAGGTAAGGAATTGATGGGTGAAGGTGGTGGATTGTGTATCTTCCATGGTACGAAAGATACATTGATCTGTGGTTGCTACGGTGTTAACCCATGGTTGTTATCTGGTCGTAAACCGAACGTTCCTCAAACATTGCGCCGCGTGAAAGACGCTATGAAGGGTGGTCACGAACAAGACTGGATTCGTGCTTGTAAGGAAAGCGCAGGCAGCCGTGTTCAGACGAAGTCTAACTTCTTGGAGGCTGGTCCGTTCAATGAAATGGTTGTAATGGGTGTATTGGCTGTTCGTTTGCAAAGATTGAATAAAGAATTGTTGTGGGATGGCCCTAACATGAGATTTACGAATATCGATCCGAATGAGACAATCAAGATCATCAAGAAAGATACATTCGAGGTTATCGATGGTGACCCGAAATTCAAGACAGAGTGGACGGATCCAATTAATGCTCAAGAATTTGCCGCAGGCTTGATCAAGCACAACTACCGTGAAGGCTGGAAGTTGGTAGATATGCCGAGATAA
- a CDS encoding DUF4492 domain-containing protein has protein sequence MKKESAFIRIYRFYLEGFREMKLGKTLWLIILVKLFIMFFILRLFFFPNYLGQFDSDSEKENHVSNELIQRAINP, from the coding sequence ATGAAAAAAGAATCTGCATTCATACGAATATATCGCTTTTATCTGGAAGGATTCCGGGAGATGAAGCTGGGCAAGACTCTTTGGCTAATAATTCTAGTCAAATTGTTTATCATGTTTTTTATCCTGAGATTATTCTTCTTTCCTAATTATCTCGGGCAATTCGATAGCGATAGTGAGAAGGAGAACCACGTATCGAACGAACTCATACAACGGGCAATAAATCCTTAA